A single window of Paenibacillus sp. FSL H8-0537 DNA harbors:
- the modB gene encoding molybdate ABC transporter permease subunit, translating to MIGAGIDWPAFWTPIRLSLQVALLSSVVTLLLGVLIAKWMSKAKFKGKLLLETLFMLPLVLPPTVVGFLLLVLLGRRGWMGKLIEWVFHAPVIFTWWAAVIASIVVAFPLVYQTMKVGFSGVDHHLEDAGRSMGGNEWQIFRYITLPLVWPSLISAYLLGFARALGEFGATLMIAGNIPGVTQTVPTAIYVAVDGGNMTMAWAWTMAIVLISFLMLAFTRRKTE from the coding sequence ATGATTGGGGCAGGCATAGATTGGCCCGCATTTTGGACGCCGATCCGGCTTTCTCTACAGGTTGCCTTACTATCGAGTGTTGTAACCCTTTTGCTTGGAGTCCTCATTGCAAAATGGATGTCAAAAGCAAAGTTTAAAGGCAAGCTGCTGCTTGAAACGCTATTCATGCTGCCGCTCGTGCTGCCGCCTACAGTCGTTGGTTTCCTGCTGCTTGTGTTGCTGGGCCGCAGGGGCTGGATGGGCAAGCTGATTGAATGGGTGTTTCATGCACCGGTCATTTTTACTTGGTGGGCGGCGGTTATCGCTTCCATTGTCGTTGCCTTTCCTCTCGTCTACCAGACGATGAAGGTTGGCTTCTCAGGAGTAGATCATCATCTTGAGGATGCGGGCCGCTCCATGGGCGGCAACGAGTGGCAGATTTTTCGCTATATTACGCTGCCGCTTGTATGGCCATCACTCATCAGCGCTTATCTACTCGGCTTCGCCAGAGCGCTCGGTGAGTTCGGCGCTACGCTCATGATTGCTGGCAACATTCCAGGTGTTACGCAGACGGTACCAACTGCGATCTACGTCGCCGTAGACGGGGGAAATATGACGATGGCATGGGCTTGGACGATGGCCATTGTACTAATCTCCTTTCTTATGCTGGCGTTCACCCGAAGAAAGACCGAATAG
- a CDS encoding metal-sensing transcriptional repressor — protein sequence MEGHVRSVKEMTADGRDCSDILLQIAAVRKALDNAAKLLLKDHLESCVVDAIHHGEKKTLEDLNKALEHFIR from the coding sequence ATTGAAGGGCATGTTCGATCGGTGAAGGAAATGACGGCCGACGGACGCGACTGCTCGGATATTTTGCTGCAGATCGCGGCGGTGCGCAAGGCGCTCGATAATGCGGCCAAGCTGCTGCTTAAGGATCATTTGGAGAGCTGTGTGGTGGATGCGATTCACCATGGGGAGAAGAAGACGCTGGAGGATTTGAATAAGGCGCTAGAGCATTTTATACGCTAG
- a CDS encoding metalloregulator ArsR/SmtB family transcription factor, with translation MEEQEAAQAAVKVYKALGEPTRFKIAQLLAKQPDQCCSMLGHQLEMVAGSTLSHHLKQLSECGLLKMRKEGTFIYYSPDMDVIQKYAPYLLA, from the coding sequence GTGGAGGAACAGGAAGCAGCGCAAGCCGCCGTAAAAGTTTATAAAGCGCTCGGAGAGCCGACTCGGTTTAAAATCGCTCAACTGCTCGCTAAGCAGCCTGATCAATGCTGCAGCATGCTTGGGCATCAATTAGAGATGGTTGCAGGCTCAACACTTTCCCACCATTTGAAGCAGCTGTCCGAATGCGGCCTGTTAAAAATGCGCAAGGAAGGTACGTTTATTTACTACAGCCCGGATATGGACGTTATACAGAAATACGCTCCTTATTTGCTGGCGTAA